A genomic stretch from Acropora palmata chromosome 13, jaAcrPala1.3, whole genome shotgun sequence includes:
- the LOC141864315 gene encoding melatonin receptor type 1A-like isoform X1, with the protein MTIREEGFHNHARPLTVQLTTSNANMVSSSSSAIYAVSPLYAELASRSRSSTIAESFLYTFIVCVGTVGNFAVLLVLYKNRRLRNIPAYFVISLAISDIIMLNLCAPFSIGVLIVGDWIFGYIICQIQGFLVLWVACASLGTLALVAINRYFHIVKTSLYRSIFTPTKAKLIVLGGWLAALITPLIYTAAGKDYVFHPGKFFCYFESKFSLLVLPFHIFIGISMVILIACYVCVFKAIKVHERTVVNNLRNGNKRQVTLSLEDIKVTKILFATVVGFIICWTPVLVLDIVDNFLGTGWHLPRETYYMYTIFGITSSAINPIVYGVMNPSYRRAYMRLCGLRRLGHVGDFAETNAHEHRMIKTGETHLR; encoded by the exons ATGACCATAAGAGAAGAAGGATTTCACAATCAT GCAAGGCCTCTGACGGTGCAATTGACCACCAGTAACGCGAATAtggtttcttcttcttcttcggcGATTTACGCAGTCTCACCTTTATATGCAGAACTTGCTTCCCGATCACGATCCTCCACTATTGCTGAGTCGTTTTTATACACTTTTATCGTGTGCGTTGGTACTGTCGGCAACTTCGCTGTTTTGCTGGTTTTGTATAAAAATCGTCGGTTGCGCAATATTCCAgcttattttgttatttccttGGCCATATCAGATATCATCATGTTGAATCTCTGTGCACCTTTCTCAATTGGTGTACTCATCGTTGGAGATTGGATCTTTGGGTATATTATCTGTCAGATCCAGGGATTTCTTGTCTTGTGGGTGGCTTGTGCTTCACTCGGTACTCTAGCGCTGGTGGCCATAAACCG gtaTTTTCACATCGTCAAAACGTCGCTGTACAGGTCCATTTTCACTCCAACCAAAGCCAAGCTAATTGTCCTGGGAGGTTGGCTTGCGGCCTTAATAACTCCTTTGATTTACACTGCTGCTGGCAAGGATTATGTTTTTCATCCtggaaaattcttttgttactTCGAGTCCaagttttctttgcttgttcTTCCTTTTCACATCTTCATCGGTATATCTATGGTTATTCTTATCGCTTGCTATGTTTGCGTTTTCAAAGCGATTAAAGTCCATGAGAGAACTGTGGTAAACAACCTCCGGAACGGAAATAAAAGGCAAGTGACTCTCTCATTAGAGGATATTAAAGTAACCAAGATCCTGTTTGCAACCGTGGTTGGCTTCATTATCTGCTGGACTCCAGTGTTGGTCCTAGACATTGTGGATAACTTTCTCGGGACGGGATGGCATTTACCACGCGAGACTTACTACATGTATACCATATTTGGTATTACCAGTTCAGCGATAAATCCAATCGTGTACGGTGTCATGAATCCGTCTTACCGGAGAGCCTACATGCGGTTGTGTGGGCTTCGTCGTCTTGGACACGTCGGTGATTTCGCGGAAACGAACGCACACGAACACCGGATGATAAAGACTGGAGAAACACATTTGCGTTAA
- the LOC141864315 gene encoding melatonin receptor type 1A-like isoform X2 yields MVSSSSSAIYAVSPLYAELASRSRSSTIAESFLYTFIVCVGTVGNFAVLLVLYKNRRLRNIPAYFVISLAISDIIMLNLCAPFSIGVLIVGDWIFGYIICQIQGFLVLWVACASLGTLALVAINRYFHIVKTSLYRSIFTPTKAKLIVLGGWLAALITPLIYTAAGKDYVFHPGKFFCYFESKFSLLVLPFHIFIGISMVILIACYVCVFKAIKVHERTVVNNLRNGNKRQVTLSLEDIKVTKILFATVVGFIICWTPVLVLDIVDNFLGTGWHLPRETYYMYTIFGITSSAINPIVYGVMNPSYRRAYMRLCGLRRLGHVGDFAETNAHEHRMIKTGETHLR; encoded by the exons AtggtttcttcttcttcttcggcGATTTACGCAGTCTCACCTTTATATGCAGAACTTGCTTCCCGATCACGATCCTCCACTATTGCTGAGTCGTTTTTATACACTTTTATCGTGTGCGTTGGTACTGTCGGCAACTTCGCTGTTTTGCTGGTTTTGTATAAAAATCGTCGGTTGCGCAATATTCCAgcttattttgttatttccttGGCCATATCAGATATCATCATGTTGAATCTCTGTGCACCTTTCTCAATTGGTGTACTCATCGTTGGAGATTGGATCTTTGGGTATATTATCTGTCAGATCCAGGGATTTCTTGTCTTGTGGGTGGCTTGTGCTTCACTCGGTACTCTAGCGCTGGTGGCCATAAACCG gtaTTTTCACATCGTCAAAACGTCGCTGTACAGGTCCATTTTCACTCCAACCAAAGCCAAGCTAATTGTCCTGGGAGGTTGGCTTGCGGCCTTAATAACTCCTTTGATTTACACTGCTGCTGGCAAGGATTATGTTTTTCATCCtggaaaattcttttgttactTCGAGTCCaagttttctttgcttgttcTTCCTTTTCACATCTTCATCGGTATATCTATGGTTATTCTTATCGCTTGCTATGTTTGCGTTTTCAAAGCGATTAAAGTCCATGAGAGAACTGTGGTAAACAACCTCCGGAACGGAAATAAAAGGCAAGTGACTCTCTCATTAGAGGATATTAAAGTAACCAAGATCCTGTTTGCAACCGTGGTTGGCTTCATTATCTGCTGGACTCCAGTGTTGGTCCTAGACATTGTGGATAACTTTCTCGGGACGGGATGGCATTTACCACGCGAGACTTACTACATGTATACCATATTTGGTATTACCAGTTCAGCGATAAATCCAATCGTGTACGGTGTCATGAATCCGTCTTACCGGAGAGCCTACATGCGGTTGTGTGGGCTTCGTCGTCTTGGACACGTCGGTGATTTCGCGGAAACGAACGCACACGAACACCGGATGATAAAGACTGGAGAAACACATTTGCGTTAA
- the LOC141864089 gene encoding beta-2 adrenergic receptor-like codes for MVSSSSSSVIYEVSPLYAELASRSPSSTIAESFICTFIVCVGTVGNVAVLLVLYKNRRLRNIPAYFVISLAISDIIMLNLCAPFSMGVLIVGEWIFGYIICQIQGFLVLWVACASLGTLALVAINRYFHVVKTSLYRSTFTQTKAKLMVLGGWLAALIIPLTYTAAGKDYIFQPGKFFCFFESKFSWLVLPFHILIGTSMVVLIACYVCVFKALKFHERTVANNLRNGNTGQVTLSLTDIKVTKILFTTVVGFIICWTPVFVLDIVDNFLGTGWHLPRETYYMYTIFGITSSAINPIVYGVMNPSYRRAYMRLFRLRRLGRVGDLAEMNAHLRSRTKTGETNLR; via the exons ATGgtttcttcatcttcttcttcgGTGATCTACGAAGTTTCACCTTTATATGCAGAACTTGCTTCCCGATCACCGTCCTCCACTATTGCTGAGTCGTTTATATGCACTTTTATCGTGTGCGTTGGTACTGTCGGCAACGTTGCTGTTTTGCTGGTTTTGTATAAAAATCGTCGATTGCGCAATATTCCAgcttattttgttatttccttGGCCATATCAGATATCATCATGTTGAATCTCTGTGCACCTTTCTCAATGGGTGTACTCATCGTTGGAGAATGGATCTTTGGGTACATTATCTGTCAGATCCAGGGATTTCTTGTCTTGTGGGTAGCTTGTGCTTCGCTTGGTACTTTAGCGCTGGTGGCCATAAATCG GTATTTTCACGTCGTCAAAACGTCGCTGTACAGGTCCACTTTCACTCAGACCAAAGCCAAGCTAATGGTCCTGGGAGGTTGGCTTGCGGCCTTAATAATTCCTTTGACTTACACTGCCGCTGGGAAAGATTATATTTTTCAACCtggaaaattcttttgtttcttcgaGTCCAAGTTTTCTTGGCTTGTTCTTCCTTTTCACATCCTAATCGGTACATCTATGGTTGTTCTTATCGCTTGCTATGTTTGCGTTTTCAAAGCGCTTAAATTCCATGAGAGAACTGTGGCAAACAACCTCCGAAACGGAAATACAGGGCAAGTGACTCTCTCATTAACGGATATTAAAGTTACCAAGATCCTGTTTACAACTGTGGTTGGCTTCATCATCTGCTGGACTCCAGTGTTTGTCCTAGACATTGTTGATAACTTTCTCGGGACGGGATGGCATTTACCACGCGAGACTTACTACATGTATACCATATTTGGTATTACCAGTTCAGCAATAAATCCAATCGTATACGGTGTCATGAATCCGTCTTACCGGAGAGCCTATATGAGGTTGTTTAGGCTTCGCCGTCTTGGACGCGTCGGTGATTTAGCGGAAATGAACGCACACCTACGCTCGAGGACTAAGACTGGAGAAACAAATTTGCGTTAA
- the LOC141864603 gene encoding melatonin receptor type 1A-like encodes MVSSSSSTMYEVSPLYAELASRSQFFTIAELFLYTFIVCVGTVGNYAVLLVLYKNRRLRNILACFVISLAISDIIMLNICSPFSMGVLIVGEWIFGYFFCQMSGFLVMWLACASIGTLALVAINRYFHIVKSSLYRSIFTPTKSKLIVLGGWLAALTIPLSYTAAGKQFIFQPGKLLCSFEYKFSFLVLPFHIFIGISMVILIACYVCVFKAMKVHERTVVNNLRNGNTRPVTLLLEDVKLTKILFATVVGFIICWSPVLVLDIVDTFLGTGWHLPREIYYMYTIFGTTSSAINPIVYGVMNPSYRRAYMRLFRLRRLGRVGDLAEMNAHLRSRTKTGEINLR; translated from the exons AtggtttcttcttcttcttcgacGATGTACGAAGTCTCACCTTTATATGCAGAACTTGCTTCCCGATCACAGTTCTTCACTATTGCTGAGTTGTTTTTATACACCTTTATTGTGTGCGTTGGTACTGTCGGCAACTACGCTGTTTTGCTGGTATTGTATAAAAATCGTCGATTGCGCAACATTCTagcttgttttgttatttccttGGCCATATCAGATATCATCATGTTGAATATCTGTTCACCTTTCTCAATGGGTGTACTCATCGTTGGAGAATGGATCTTCGGGTACTTTTTCTGTCAGATGAGTGGATTTCTTGTCATGTGGTTAGCTTGTGCTTCGATTGGTACTCTAGCACTGGTGGCCATAAACCG gtattTTCACATCGTCAAATCGTCGCTGTATAGGTCCATTTTCACTCCAACCAAATCCAAGCTAATTGTCCTGGGAGGTTGGCTTGCGGCCTTAACAATTCCTTTGAGTTACACTGCCGCTGGCAAACAATTCATTTTCCAACCTGGAAAATTACTTTGTTCCTTCGAATacaagttttctttccttgttcttCCTTTTCACATCTTCATCGGTATATCTATGGTTATTCTTATCGCTTGCTATGTTTGCGTTTTCAAAGCGATGAAAGTCCATGAGAGAACTGTGGTAAACAACCTCCGAAACGGAAATACAAGGCCAGTGACTCTCTTATTAGAGGATGTTAAATTAACCAAGATCCTGTTTGCAACTGTGGTTGGCTTCATTATCTGCTGGAGTCCAGTGTTGGTCCTAGACATTGTGGATACCTTTCTCGGGACGGGATGGCATTTGCCACGCGAGATTTACTATATGTATACCATATTTGGTACTACCAGTTCAGCGATAAATCCAATCGTATACGGTGTCATGAATCCGTCTTACCGGAGAGCCTATATGAGGTTGTTTAGGCTTCGCCGTCTTGGACGCGTCGGTGATTTAGCGGAAATGAACGCACACCTACGCTCGAGGACTAAGACtggagaaataaatttgcgTTAA